Proteins encoded together in one Hevea brasiliensis isolate MT/VB/25A 57/8 chromosome 16, ASM3005281v1, whole genome shotgun sequence window:
- the LOC110647085 gene encoding protein FD, with amino-acid sequence MYLQMLSSTAGEDTAHNTITNTLNRVSSSSSKSSSTSSSPSPFSPSDLHHQTHKAKTMEEVWKDINLASLHDHPSGDQDFSVTPRLHNPYHNNFILQDFFARPFSKDPPTRLVSAHGDSALCGSSMPPPATVLSLNSGPGFDFLDNSDPLRPTSHLPSHPVSNISSFNSTFEALDSSLGMPCFGKKRVQESDNSSCDRRHKRMIKNRESAARSRARKQEISFFFLFVLL; translated from the coding sequence ATGTATCTCCAAATGTTGTCATCCACAGCTGGTGAAGACACTGCTCACAACACCATAACTAATACTCTGAATAGAGTGTCTTCGTCATCCTCAAAATCTTCCTCTACATCTTCCTCTCCTTCACCTTTTTCGCCTTCCGATCTTCACCACCAGACCCACAAGGCTAAAACCATGGAAGAGGTCTGGAAAGACATCAATCTTGCTTCGCTTCATGATCACCCTTCTGGCGATCAAGACTTCTCTGTCACTCCGAGACTCCATAATCCTTATCACAACAACTTTATTCTTCAAGACTTCTTTGCAAGACCCTTTAGCAAAGATCCACCGACGAGATTAGTTTCTGCTCATGGTGATTCTGCTTTATGTGGCTCTTCAATGCCGCCTCCTGCCACTGTTCTCAGCTTAAACTCAGGCCCTGGGTTCGATTTTCTTGATAACTCTGATCCACTTAGGCCTACCTCGCATTTGCCTAGCCATCCTGTTTCAAATATTTCCTCTTTTAATAGTACTTTTGAGGCGTTGGATTCATCTTTGGGCATGCCTTGTTTTGGTAAGAAAAGGGTTCAAGAATCTGATAACAGTTCCTGTGATCGCCGACATAAGCGTATGATCAAGAACCGAGAATCAGCAGCTCGATCGAGAGCTAGAAAACAGGAAATTAGCTTCTTCTTTTTATTTGTCCTCTTATAA
- the LOC110647078 gene encoding E3 ubiquitin-protein ligase RHA2A — protein MVFKKLASFIFNFIGLRRQLRIKDVTSYETMALDVSEKSDGMLKSLGGSSSAEGEFCCVCLSRLNGGDDMRALPCLHKFHKVCIDRWFKVCRKTCPVCRFAMEEKERSYKREEQLTEEMVIWFSSFHVAGF, from the coding sequence ATGGTTTTCAAGAAGTTGGCCTCCTTCATCTTCAACTTCATCGGTCTGAGGAGGCAGCTAAGGATTAAAGATGTAACGTCTTATGAGACAATGGCATTAGATGTTTCAGAGAAATCCGACGGCATGCTTAAATCTCTGGGAGGATCAAGCTCAGCTGAAGGTGAATTCTGTTGTGTTTGCTTGTCAAGATTGAATGGAGGAGATGACATGCGTGCGCTACCTTGTCTGCACAAGTTTCATAAGGTATGCATTGATAGATGGTTCAAAGTGTGCCGGAAAACTTGTCCGGTGTGCCGGTTTGCGATGGAGGAAAAGGAGAGATCATACAAGAGAGAAGAGCAGCTAACTGAAGAGATGGTAATATGGTTTTCCTCTTTTCATGTAGCTGGCTTTTAA
- the LOC110647075 gene encoding pentatricopeptide repeat-containing protein At3g51320: MARISMRDLFRIRLRNTSLSQHRPPVLAPPKQNYLFSAPYSSSFPYIKDRPNSIYHPSVELLKSCQNTRHLFQVQSQLITRGLFPFWSSRLLKHYSDFGNIDYTILVFRYIDSLRTFCVNNVIKAYSLSSIPQQAVVFYFEMLQIGFSPNSYTYVSLIGSCAKIGCAQSGQKCHGQALINGVDRILPVQNSLIHFYSCCGLVEFARKVFDEMTQRDSVSWNSIINLYAGIGELGVAHDIFDVMIERNVISWNTMINGYLKGNNPGCALMLFRKMMNSGLRGNDRTIVGVLSACGKSARLKEGRSVHGFLIRTSLKLTIILDTSLIDMYSKCQKVELARRIFDSMLHKNLICWNAMILGHCIHGNPEDGLNLFAEMISGDGEAIPDEVTYIGLLCACARAGLLTEGRNFFSQMMHKYSLKPNFAHYWCMANLYAGVGLVQEAENILRNIAEGDENVLSESLVWANLLSLCRFQANATFGERIAKCLINMEPWNFSHYRLLLNVYAVAGKWNDVAGVKEMVKGRRMRRMPGCNLVDLKEIVHNYRVGHCLQEGIEEINMMIDEVAERPSS; the protein is encoded by the coding sequence atggcCAGAATTTCAATGCGAGACCTCTTTCGAATCAGACTCAGAAACACCTCTCTCAGCCAACACCGCCCTCCTGTTCTAGCCCCTCCCAAACAGAACTACCTCTTTTCAGCTCCATACTCCTCTTCTTTTCCTTATATTAAAGATAGGCCCAACTCTATTTATCACCCAAGTGTTGAACTTCTCAAATCATGTCAAAACACAAGACATCTCTTTCAAGTCCAATCTCAGTTGATCACTCGTGGGCTATTTCCCTTTTGGTCTTCTAGGCTTCTAAAACATTATTCAGATTTTGGTAATATTGATTATACCATTTTGGTTTTTAGATATATTGATTCGCTACGTACTTTTTGTGTAAATAATGTTATTAAGGCATACTCACTCAGTTCTATTCCACAGCAAGCTGTGGTTTTCTATTTTGAGATGCTGCAAATTGGGTTCTCTCCAAATAGTTATACTTATGTTTCACTCATTGGTTCTTGTGCAAAGATAGGGTGTGCCCAATCTGGGCAAAAGTGCCATGGGCAAGctttgattaatggggttgatcGTATTTTGCCAGTTCAGAACTCATTGATTCATTTCTATAGTTGTTGTGGGCTTGTAGAATTTGCTAGGAAGGTGTTCGATGAAATGACTCAAAGGGATTCGGTGTCTTGGAATTCAATTATTAATTTGTATGCGGGCATTGGTGAGTTGGGTGTTGCTCATGACATTTTTGATGTAATGATCGAGAGAAATGTCATTTCATGGAATACCATGATTAATGGATACTTGAAGGGTAATAACCCCGGGTGTGCATTGATGCTATTTAGGAAAATGATGAATAGTGGATTGCGAGGAAACGATAGAACTATAGTTGGTGTGCTTAGCGCTTGCGGTAAATCAGCTAGGCTAAAAGAAGGACGTTCTGTTCATGGCTTTTTAATCAGAACGTCCCTGAAATTGACTATAATTCTTGATACATCTTTGATAGATATGTATAGTAAATGCCAGAAGGTGGAACTGGCACGGAGAATTTTTGATAGCATGTTACATAAGAATTTGATTTGCTGGAATGCAATGATTTTGGGCCATTGCATTCATGGAAATCCAGAAGATGGGCTTAATTTATTTGCAGAAATGATATCAGGAGATGGAGAAGCCATTCCCGATGAAGTTACTTACATAGGGCTTCTTTGTGCATGTGCTCGAGCAGGATTGTTGACGGAGGGCAGAAACTTTTTTAGCCAAATGATGCATAAGTATAGTCTAAAGCCAAATTTCGCACATTACTGGTGCATGGCTAATCTTTATGCCGGTGTTGGCCTAGTTCAAGAAGCAGAAAATATACTAAGGAACATAGCAGAGGGTGATGAGAATGTGTTATCAGAATCCTTGGTTTGGGCTAATTTGCTCAGTTTATGCCGTTTCCAAGCAAATGCCACTTTTGGAGAAAGGATAGCAAAATGTCTAATAAATATGGAACCTTGGAATTTCTCGCACTATCGGTTGCTGCTCAATGTCTATGCTGTGGCAGGTAAATGGAATGATGTTGCTGGGGTAAAAGAGATGGTGAAAGGAAGAAGGATGAGAAGAATGCCAGGGTGTAACCTTGTGGACTTGAAAGAAATTGTTCACAATTACAGAGTGGGGCATTGTTTGCAAGAGGGAATTGAAGAAATCAACATGATGATAGATGAAGTGGCTGAAAGACCAAGTTCGTGA